The Candidatus Sulfotelmatobacter sp. genomic interval CCGGGGCCTGGTCCGCGCTCAATTCCCGTTGCGGGCGAGCGCCGCCTTGATGCGCACGATCTGCAGCCGATGCCGCTCCTCGTGGTACGCGAGGAAGCGAAGCATCTCCGGCATCGAGAGCAGTCCGAAGATCGGATGGCGCAGCCGGTAGCTCCACAGATTTCGGCGCTCGCCCTCTTCGATGGCGCACAGCAACCGCGCGCGGCTCGCCGCCAGCAGCGCCATGGATTCGTCGCGCGGCAGCGCCCGTTCGGGATCGAAGGCCGGCCGGGTCTTGAACGGCACCACCTTGTAGAGATTGCTGGAGTAGAGCAGGCGTCGCAGCGAGTCGGAGCCGAGCTTCTTCGCCCGGAGCCTTCCGGCGTTGCCGGCCTCGATGCCGCGCGCGATGCCCTCTTCGGAGGCGGCGAGATGCTGGATCGCCTGCGACACCGACCAGCCGCCGCCCCGCGGAACTTCGCCGAATCGTGGATCCTGCAGGCCCTCGACCTCGGCGAGCAGCCGCCGCCGCGCCGAGTCCAGCTCGGCCAGCACCGACTCCACGCGCTTCATGCCCGTGTGGATCGCTCCTTCATCTCGCAACCTCGGCGCCACCCACGCGGACCTCGGGCCGCTCGCCCAGGAACATGACCTCTTCCTCCAGCTCGACGCCGAATCTCTCGCGCACCCGGCGCTTCATCTCCGCCGCCAGCTCGAGCACGTCGCCGGCGGTGGCGTGGCCGACGTTCACGATGATGTTGGCGTGCTTCGCGAATACCTGCGCGTCGCCCATGCGCAGGCCGCGGCAGTCGCATTCATCGAGCAGCTGCCCCGCCGCGACGCGGCGCGTTCCGGGAGACAGCTTGCCGCCCGGCATCTGCCAATCGGGCGGCAGGTTCTTGAAGTAGGAGCCGGCGGTGGGCTCGATCCGCCACTGCGGGTGCTTCTGGCGGCGGATTTCGAGCTTCTCCTCGATCTCCCTTCCGATCGCCGCGCGATCGCCCTCGCGGAACTGGAGCAGCACGGTGAGCAGAACCTTCGGCTCGCGCTTGAGGCGCGAGTCGCGATAGGCGAACTCGTACCATCCGGCCGGTCGCGTCTCGACCAGCGTGCCGCCCGGATCCACATGCGTGCACTCGAGCGTGTAGTGGCCGATGTCGTCGCCGTAGCAGCCGGCGTTACCGTACAGCGCACCACCCACCGAGCCCGGAATCCCGGCCGCGAACTCGAGCCCCGCGAGCGAGCGGTCGCGGCACTGATAGATCAGCTCGAGAAAATCGGTGCCACAGCCCACCTGCGCCACCGTCCCGTCGAACTCCACGTCGGTGCAGGAATTCTTGAGAACCAGCCCGCGGAATCCCTCATCGGAAACCAGGAGGTTGCTGCCGCCGCCAAGCAGGAAAACGGGCACGCCGCTCTCGCGGGCGGTGCGGAGCGCCGTGACCACCAGATCGGGAGTCCGTGCCGCGAAGAAGAAATCGGCCGGCCCTCCGATGCGGAAGGTGGTGTGGTGCTTCATGGGCTCTTCGGTGAGAAGCCCGTCGCCGAGGGCGCGGCGCAGCCGATCGAGAGTCGAGGCAGCTGGCTTGAGCATCGAGTGGCGCACGTTCGCTCAAGGGCGAGCGCGCGTCAAACCTGTTGGAGCGCCGGCCGGCGACCGATACAATCCGTGCGGGCGCGCGCTCACACTTTCGGAGGCGCAATGAAACTCGAGATCACCTACTGCGGTCAGTGAGGCTATTTACCCCGCGCCGCCAGTCTGGCGGCGGAGATCAGGAAGGTTCGGGACCTCGAACCTTCACTCATCAAAGGCAGCGGCGGCGTTTTCGAGGTGGTGCTCGACGGCCGGCTGATCTTCTCGAAGAAGCAGCTGGGGCGTTTTCCGGAGTTGAGCGAGCTGCTCGAGAAGATTCCGGCCTGAGGCGGCGGAGCGCCGGCGACTCGGGGGCGCTCCGCTCACCTGCCGATCAGCTGCAGCAGCTTCTCCAGGATCTGAACCACCGGCACGACGGCGGACAGCGGCGCCAGCATCGGACCGAGCGCCGCGACCACCAGCAGCGCTGCGATGCGGGGCGTGACCAGGATGACCCTCATCTGCGCCACGCGCTGGAAGCTGCCACCGATGTCGGCAAGCGACTGGACGTCTCCACTCCCGAGCAGCATTTCGCCGGATGCCTGCACGCGGTCGCCTTCCGAATTCCGGCTCGCCGATCGCCCGAGCCACTTGTGATCGAACGCCCGGACGTAGTCGTCGGCGAGATCGCCGTAGTCGAGCAATCCCTTGAAGCGCGCGCGACCGAGGGCCGGCGAAAACACCATCAACGGCCCCAGGAACAACAGCGCCGCGATCACGACGAACGCGCCGATCGCCCACTGGCTGGTCTCGAGCGTTTCGCCGAAATACAGCATGCGGGTGGCGACCGCGCCTCCCAGCGTGATGGAAAACGCCGCCACCACCAGATTCAAGCCGATCGCGGCCTCTGACAACACGCCGAGCCCTCCCACTCCGTCGGGGTGGGTCGGGATCAGCTCGAGATCCAGGCCGGCGATCCGTCTGAGGAACCTCCCCCACAGGAAGATTCGCCACAGCCATCGCATCGCCAGCACCAGGAAGATCGGGAGGCTCACCAGCGTGTACCACCAGCCCGCGGCGGTGAGATGAGACTGCTCGGCGCCGCCCAGCCAGCCGGTGACCACGCTGGGCACCCCCTGAGTCACCTCGAGCCAGGCGAGCGCGACCACGAGGGTCAGAATCACCAGCTCCGGTAGCCACGAATCGCGCGAACGATTGAGGCGGGAGAGCGCGCGGTCGAACTCGCTTCGCTTGCCGGCGGGGATCACTCCCCCCTCCACGAGCCGGGAGATCGCAGCGCCGAGGCGAGCGTCGATCGCCGGACCCGCGAGGATGAGCAGAGGCACCGCCACCAGGAACCGGCAATAGGCACG includes:
- a CDS encoding DinB family protein; its protein translation is MKRVESVLAELDSARRRLLAEVEGLQDPRFGEVPRGGGWSVSQAIQHLAASEEGIARGIEAGNAGRLRAKKLGSDSLRRLLYSSNLYKVVPFKTRPAFDPERALPRDESMALLAASRARLLCAIEEGERRNLWSYRLRHPIFGLLSMPEMLRFLAYHEERHRLQIVRIKAALARNGN
- the murB gene encoding UDP-N-acetylmuramate dehydrogenase — translated: MLKPAASTLDRLRRALGDGLLTEEPMKHHTTFRIGGPADFFFAARTPDLVVTALRTARESGVPVFLLGGGSNLLVSDEGFRGLVLKNSCTDVEFDGTVAQVGCGTDFLELIYQCRDRSLAGLEFAAGIPGSVGGALYGNAGCYGDDIGHYTLECTHVDPGGTLVETRPAGWYEFAYRDSRLKREPKVLLTVLLQFREGDRAAIGREIEEKLEIRRQKHPQWRIEPTAGSYFKNLPPDWQMPGGKLSPGTRRVAAGQLLDECDCRGLRMGDAQVFAKHANIIVNVGHATAGDVLELAAEMKRRVRERFGVELEEEVMFLGERPEVRVGGAEVAR
- a CDS encoding Rdx family protein, translated to MKLEITYCGQUGYLPRAASLAAEIRKVRDLEPSLIKGSGGVFEVVLDGRLIFSKKQLGRFPELSELLEKIPA